Proteins encoded in a region of the Rutidosis leptorrhynchoides isolate AG116_Rl617_1_P2 chromosome 9, CSIRO_AGI_Rlap_v1, whole genome shotgun sequence genome:
- the LOC139865997 gene encoding pentatricopeptide repeat-containing protein At4g18520, chloroplastic, whose amino-acid sequence MLSTTTLISSNLCFSQLSPPPPFVVKIHIHTSLNHNHKPFKKPKQSTHEHHRFKCLTATYNDYQTHPDDKPSSSSSGNSYVVNGKSLGNLLHNCSTIKEVKRLHGVVTKCSGDSRLYLDNNLINGYLRMGCLTDARKVFDEMPERNVVSWTAMLGGYLKFGFEDKALRLFMDFMESGIQANSKTLVILLNLCSRKVDFELGRQLHASVFKGNFGNLIVESAVVYFYAQCGHLDEAFRVFDKMRERDVVCWTTIITACSQHGQTEDAFMLFSRMLSDGFAPNEFTVCSVLKACGEEKALKFGRQLHGTIFKKLFRNDVFLGTSLVDMYAKCGVIEDSRIVFDAMRRRNMVTWTSIIAGYARNNLGEEAINLFRVMKRRKIYVNKLTMVSIIRACGSIKLLQTGKELHAQILKNNIEDNIYIASTLVWLYCKCGDYTYANNVLERMTFRDVVSWTAMISGCARLGHESEALEYLQEMVGEGVVPNPFTFSSALKACARLENVWHGKLIHSSVTKTPALSNVFVGSALINMYSKCGYVDDAHEVFDKMPEKNLVSWKAMIVGYAKNGLCREAMKLMYRMEAEGIKVDDYILATVLTACGDFEWKDDERPSKYRLQPNDL is encoded by the coding sequence ATGCTATCAACGACAACACTTATTTCTTCAAATCTCTGTTTCAGTCAattatcaccaccaccaccattcgtCGTTAAAATTCATATTCATACTTCCTTAAACCACAACCATAAACCCTTTAAGAAACCCAAACAGAGTACACATGAACATCATCGTTTTAAGTGTCTTACAGCAACTTATAATGATTACCAAACACACCCAGATGATAAAccttcctcttcttcttctggtaacAGTTATGTTGTTAACGGAAAAAGCCTTGGCAATTTGCTTCATAACTGTTCAACGATTAAAGAAGTTAAAAGGTTACATGGTGTGGTTACAAAGTGTTCAGGAGATTCAAGATTGTATCTTGATAATAATTTGATTAACGGGTACTTGAGGATGGGGTGTTTAACAGATGCAAgaaaggtgttcgatgaaatgcctgAGAGAAATGTTGTTTCTTGGACTGCTATGCTTGGTGGGTATTTGAAATTTGGGTTTGAAGATAAGGCTTTGAGGTTGTTTATGGATTTTATGGAGAGTGGTATTCAGGCGAATTCGAAGACTCTGGTTATTCTTTTGAATTTGTGTAGTAGAAAGGTTGATTTTGAACTTGGTAGACAACTTCATGCTAGTGTGTTTAAAGGCAATTTTGGTAATTTGATAGTAGAAAGTGCTGTGGTTTATTTTTATGCACAATGTGGTCACTTGGACGAGGCGTTTCGTGTGTTTGATAAGATGCGAGAACGTGATGTCGTTTGTTGGACAACTATAATAACCGCTTGTTCTCAACACGGGCAAACTGAGGACGCATTCATGTTGTTTTCACGGATGTTGTCTGATGGATTTGCGCCTAATGAGTTTACAGTTTGTAGTGTATTGAAAGCTTGTGGAGAAGAAAAAGCATTAAAATTTGGTAGACAATTACACGGAACCATTTTTAAAAAGCTATTTAGAAACGACGTCTTTTTAGGGACATCGTTAGTTGATATGTATGCTAAATGTGGCGTGATTGAAGATTCGAGAATTGTGTTTGATGCAATGAGAAGACGAAACATGGTTACATGGACTTCAATTATAGCAGGGTATGCAAGGAATAATCTTGGGGAAGAAGCTATTAATCTGTTTCGGGTCATGAAAAGGCGTAAAATTTATGTTAACAAGCTAACAATGGTGAGCATCATTAGAGCTTGTGGGAGTATTAAATTGTTACAAACAGGTAAAGAGTTGCACGCGCAAATACTCAAGAATAACATAGAAGACAACATATACATTGCAAGCACACTTGTATGGTTGTATTGTAAATGTGGAGATTATACATATGCGAATAACGTGCTTGAAAGAATGACTTTTAGAGATGTCGTTTCATGGACTGCTATGATCTCAGGTTGTGCTCGTTTAGGGCACGAATCAGAAGCTCTTGAATATCTGCAAGAAATGGTGGGTGAAGGAGTTGTACCAAACCCGTTCACGTTTTCATCCGCGTTGAAAGCTTGTGCGAGATTAGAGAACGTTTGGCATGGGAAATTGATACACTCGTCGGTTACTAAAACACCCGCGTTGTCTAATGTGTTTGTGGGTAGTGCATTGATTAACATGTATTCGAAATGTGGGTATGTTGATGATGCACATgaagtgtttgataaaatgcctGAAAAGAATTTGGTTTCTTGGAAAGCAATGATAGTTGGGTATGCGAAGAACGGGTTATGTCGAGAAGCTATGAAGCTTATGTATCGAATGGAAGCTGAAGGTATTAAAGTTGATGATTATATACTTGCAACTGTTCTTACTGCTTGTGGTGATTTTGAGTGGAAAGATGATGAACGCCCGTCCAAGTATCGTTTACAACCTAATGATCTGTGA